The following proteins are encoded in a genomic region of [Eubacterium] hominis:
- a CDS encoding DUF5011 domain-containing protein produces MELSEREQEILKLYRADKKRKRKKRITLIMLLLLLSIGGYGVYRYVQSMPTAPKEKIEEKPTDTVKPNITLTTEKIEIFKGEDIAYEKYIKEAMDDKDGDLSEKVNFNKIDANEVGEYEVHYRVKDKAGNESSATLKVVVKEKEKPKEKPKEEVVEQPVQQVPQQEQQQTLPPQPQPAPPVTKYFMFTDGYTMDNVTSACQNELVASGRAGVCTPIQDASGIYTGMRLDLY; encoded by the coding sequence ATGGAATTAAGTGAAAGAGAACAAGAGATATTGAAACTGTATCGAGCTGATAAAAAGCGTAAAAGAAAGAAAAGGATTACATTGATTATGCTTCTTCTTTTACTGTCAATAGGTGGATATGGAGTGTATCGATATGTTCAATCCATGCCAACAGCACCTAAAGAAAAAATAGAAGAAAAACCTACAGATACAGTAAAACCTAACATTACACTTACAACAGAAAAAATCGAAATCTTTAAAGGAGAGGACATTGCGTATGAAAAATACATCAAAGAAGCAATGGATGATAAAGATGGAGATTTAAGTGAAAAAGTAAATTTTAATAAAATAGATGCCAATGAAGTAGGCGAATATGAAGTTCATTATCGTGTGAAAGATAAAGCAGGAAATGAATCTTCAGCAACTTTAAAAGTGGTTGTGAAAGAAAAAGAAAAGCCTAAAGAGAAACCAAAAGAAGAAGTGGTGGAACAGCCAGTACAACAAGTACCTCAACAAGAACAGCAACAAACTCTACCACCACAGCCACAGCCTGCACCACCTGTTACAAAATACTTTATGTTTACAGATGGTTATACTATGGATAATGTAACCAGTGCTTGTCAAAATGAATTGGTTGCTTCAGGAAGGGCAGGAGTTTGTACTCCAATTCAAGATGCTAGTGGTATCTATACAGGAATGCGTTTGGATTTATACTAA
- a CDS encoding phage tail lysozyme domain-containing protein, with protein sequence MSKETRKDVNKTFRSGEFATSKGLRWTGKGLDKSAKFVSEWKYNRQGSQDDGSGGSGGKATLGIQTQVDKPNAEDGNALSQENDNSAVKTTGSLSKSDNDIPISSMNEQEGSAVLGIKTMESSNGVSVENAVIGNNDKNSTISNIKTLANTGDGKKGTGQNLKGKMGEGEEGSQHSNRFVSFINRHTFDFQPTQGKFSKAVTVVGKTSVEASKVVKKGARLSHKVEKATNGEDATGMKFIEGEVGRKAGKVAGKVGKKVGKTTAKYTYKGGKKAIQFSYVTVKSSIKKGVQVAKASTTIVKRAMTVIFQTVTKAVTTIAQFLAPFTMAIIVGAVTMALFIVIFAGSSASAERCSTDYVFSDGTTEGNAQAVWTYLKGKGLSDEAVSGVMGNMERESNFDPALIEKGYPYQGHGLIQWSYGRKDNLLKQATLKGVSWTDLNFQLNFLWEESLSPESYYGKQLQREGFYENKSPSRCAYLFHKIVERSSDSYQSILNTRCKSAKKWYDKLKGTYKLTDSTGCATGSIEGDPNFGNTDAWVTKNPYAQAGLYGQCTWFAWGRFYEIYGFSPGFTGNGYSCVAQLLATHPDKFEFSLIPKVGAVGSSDVAHNHVWIVVGVEGEKITIQEGNLNGKTDSFEVAKSDWHTVTYSLSQLRSIYGNISFANPK encoded by the coding sequence ATGTCAAAAGAAACTAGAAAAGATGTCAATAAGACATTTCGTTCAGGGGAGTTTGCTACCAGTAAAGGACTTCGTTGGACTGGTAAGGGATTGGATAAGAGTGCCAAATTTGTTTCCGAATGGAAATATAACAGACAAGGAAGCCAAGATGATGGCTCAGGTGGAAGTGGTGGAAAGGCTACTTTAGGAATTCAAACACAAGTTGATAAACCAAATGCAGAGGATGGTAATGCATTGTCACAAGAGAATGATAATAGTGCTGTAAAAACGACAGGTTCACTTTCTAAATCAGATAACGATATTCCAATCAGTAGTATGAATGAACAGGAAGGTTCTGCTGTTTTAGGTATTAAAACAATGGAATCTTCCAATGGTGTTTCTGTTGAGAATGCAGTTATAGGAAATAATGATAAAAACAGTACTATTTCCAATATCAAGACATTAGCAAATACTGGGGATGGAAAGAAAGGCACAGGTCAAAACTTAAAAGGAAAAATGGGGGAAGGAGAAGAGGGTTCACAACACTCAAATCGTTTCGTTTCTTTTATAAATCGACATACTTTTGACTTTCAACCAACGCAAGGTAAATTTTCCAAAGCAGTCACTGTGGTAGGAAAAACTTCTGTAGAAGCAAGCAAGGTTGTTAAAAAAGGGGCAAGACTTTCTCATAAAGTAGAAAAAGCAACCAATGGCGAAGATGCTACAGGAATGAAATTCATTGAAGGAGAAGTTGGACGAAAGGCAGGAAAGGTAGCGGGAAAAGTTGGGAAAAAAGTTGGAAAAACGACAGCAAAATATACCTATAAAGGTGGTAAAAAGGCAATACAATTTTCTTATGTAACTGTAAAATCTTCTATTAAAAAAGGAGTGCAAGTTGCGAAGGCAAGTACCACGATAGTGAAACGAGCAATGACAGTTATCTTTCAAACTGTTACAAAAGCTGTTACTACTATCGCTCAATTCCTTGCTCCTTTCACGATGGCGATTATAGTTGGTGCAGTTACAATGGCACTTTTTATTGTTATCTTTGCAGGTTCATCAGCTAGTGCTGAAAGATGTTCTACTGATTATGTATTTTCAGATGGAACAACAGAAGGAAATGCACAGGCTGTATGGACATACTTAAAAGGAAAGGGATTATCGGATGAAGCTGTTTCAGGCGTTATGGGAAACATGGAGCGTGAATCCAATTTTGATCCTGCCCTAATTGAAAAAGGGTATCCATATCAAGGACATGGCTTAATCCAATGGAGTTATGGAAGAAAAGACAATTTATTGAAACAGGCAACCTTAAAAGGTGTTTCATGGACGGATTTAAACTTTCAACTAAACTTCTTATGGGAAGAATCCTTATCCCCTGAATCCTATTATGGAAAACAATTACAGAGGGAAGGATTTTATGAAAATAAAAGTCCATCAAGATGTGCTTATTTGTTCCATAAGATTGTAGAAAGGTCGAGTGATTCCTATCAGTCGATTTTAAATACTCGCTGTAAGTCGGCAAAGAAGTGGTATGATAAATTAAAAGGTACATATAAACTGACAGACTCTACAGGATGTGCAACAGGTTCTATTGAAGGTGATCCAAACTTTGGGAATACAGATGCTTGGGTAACAAAAAATCCATATGCACAAGCAGGCTTATATGGTCAGTGTACTTGGTTCGCATGGGGAAGATTCTATGAAATCTATGGATTTAGCCCTGGTTTTACTGGAAATGGATATTCGTGTGTAGCACAGTTGTTAGCAACGCATCCAGACAAATTTGAGTTCAGTTTGATACCGAAAGTAGGAGCTGTCGGTTCTTCAGATGTTGCTCATAACCATGTATGGATCGTAGTCGGTGTAGAGGGAGAAAAGATTACCATTCAAGAGGGAAACTTAAATGGTAAGACAGATTCCTTTGAAGTAGCAAAGAGTGACTGGCATACAGTTACATACTCATTAAGTCAATTACGAAGTATTTATGGAAATATTTCTTTTGCAAATCCTAAGTAA